From Nicotiana tabacum cultivar K326 chromosome 20, ASM71507v2, whole genome shotgun sequence, one genomic window encodes:
- the LOC107817310 gene encoding pachytene checkpoint protein 2 homolog: protein MSAPMEISMVNAPEVNTSEQNGIVPDPPPPPSLTLPEEKVLVSVEVCLKTSSTARIDDVTLAVERMLEKRSMSYEDGPIPIPIDDLFLAENVQHICVCDTDVWVENRDILLFWQVKPVVHVFQLSEEGPCEELSGDGQLSTFNEWILPAKEFNGMWESLIYESGLKQRLLRYAASALLFTEKGVNPFLVSWNRIILLHGPPGTGKTSLCKALAQKLSIRFSSRYPQSQLVEVNAHSLFSKWFSESGKLVAKLFSKIQEMVEEENNLVFVLIDEVESLAAARKAALSGSEPSDSIRVVNALLTQLDKLKSAPNVIILTTSNITAAIDIAFVDRADIKAYVGPPTLQARYEILRSCLQELLRTGVLSNSQDAYHLLPNFAGLRENLSIVTTKSQMSLHLGKQLLEAAEACEGMSGRSLRKLPFLAHAALASPYNCEPGKFLHVMMETAKRERSELSE, encoded by the exons ATGAGTGCTCCAATGGAAATCTCCATGGTCAACGCTCCTGAAGTCAACACCAGTGAGCAAAACGGCATCGTTCCGGACCCTCCTCCACCTCCGTCACTCACATTGCCTGAAGAAAAAGTTCTTGTTTCAG TTGAAGTTTGTTTGAAGACTTCAAGTACAGCTCGCATTGATGATGTTACATTAGCTGTTGAGAG AATGCTGGAAAAGAGGAGCATGAGCTACGAGGATGGTCCAATTCCAATTCCAATTGATGATCTCTTTCTTGCTGAAAATGTTCAGCACATATGTGTTTGTGACACAG ATGTCTGGGTGGAGAACCGAGATATTCTTCTGTTCTGGCAAGTAAAACCAGTTGTTCATGTATTCCAG CTTAGTGAGGAAGGACCATGTGAAGAGTTGAGTGGGGATGGCCAGCTTTCTACATTTAATGAGTGGATTCTTCCCGCAAAGGAATTTAATGGAATGTGGGAAAG CTTAATATACGAATCTGGTCTCAAGCAGAGATTGTTGCGATATGCAGCAAGTGCTTTGCTGTTTACCGAAAAGGGAGTTAATCCATTCCTAGTATCCTGGAATCG TATTATTCTTCTGCATGGACCTCCAGGAACTGGAAAGACATCTTTATGCAAAGCATTGGCGCAGAAGCTTTCCATACGCTTTAGCTCTAG ATACCCACAGAGCCAATTGGTCGAAGTGAACGCACATTCATTGTTCAGTAAATGGTTTTCTGAAAGTGGCAAGCTG GTTGCAAAGCTGTTCTCGAAAATCCAAGAAATGGTAGAGGAAGAAAACAATCTGGTATTTGTCCTGATTG ATGAAGTTGAAAGCCTTGCTGCTGCTAGAAAAGCTGCTTTGTCTGGATCTGAACCTTCAGATTCTATCCGG GTAGTGAATGCTCTGTTGACCCAACTTGACAAGTTGAAGTCTGCACCAAATGTCATAATTCTCACTACATCCAACATCACTGCTGCTATTG ATATAGCTTTTGTGGATCGTGCTGACATTAAGGCATATGTGGGACCACCAACTCTTCAAGCACGTTATGAGATACTGAGATCATGCTTGCAAGAGCTATTGCGTACTGGCGTCTTGTCAAATTCCCAG GACGCTTACCATCTTCTTCCAAATTTTGCTGGTTTGAGGGAGAACCTGAGCATAGTTACAACCAAGTCTCAGATGTCATTACACCTTGGTAAACAACTCCTTGAAGCTGCAGAGGCATGCGAG GGAATGAGTGGAAGATCACTTAGAAAGCTACCATTCTTGGCGCACGCAGCACTTGCTAGTCCATACAATTGTGAGCCTGGCAAATTTTTGCATGTAATGATGGAAACAGCTAAAAGAGAACGGTCAGAGCTGTCTGAGTGA